One Stenotrophomonas sp. SAU14A_NAIMI4_5 DNA segment encodes these proteins:
- the cmk gene encoding (d)CMP kinase has translation MNPLAPVLTIDGPSGAGKGTISRIVARRLGWHYLDSGALYRAVGVAASWADIDTSDASALVRCTFDTHVQFVEQGESMRVMVNGTDATDELRLETTGALASAIAAIPEVRAALKERQRAFRELPGLVADGRDMGTVIFKDAPYKVFLTASAEERAERRHKQLKDKGVSVNFDDLLREIMARDARDAQRTVAPLKPADDAVLIDTTGIGIDDVVARVMDLLPVPAA, from the coding sequence ATGAATCCACTCGCTCCCGTCCTGACCATCGACGGCCCTTCGGGGGCCGGCAAGGGTACCATCAGCCGCATCGTGGCGCGCCGCCTGGGCTGGCATTACCTGGATTCAGGCGCCCTGTACCGGGCGGTGGGCGTGGCCGCGAGCTGGGCCGACATCGATACCTCCGATGCCTCGGCATTGGTTCGCTGCACCTTCGACACCCATGTTCAGTTTGTTGAACAGGGTGAGTCGATGCGGGTCATGGTCAACGGCACCGATGCCACCGACGAGCTGCGCCTGGAGACCACCGGCGCGCTGGCCTCGGCCATTGCCGCCATTCCCGAGGTCCGTGCGGCCCTGAAGGAGCGCCAGCGGGCATTCAGGGAGCTGCCGGGGCTGGTCGCCGATGGCCGCGACATGGGCACGGTGATCTTCAAGGACGCCCCCTACAAGGTCTTCCTGACCGCCAGTGCCGAGGAGCGCGCCGAGCGCCGGCATAAGCAGTTGAAAGACAAGGGGGTTTCTGTTAACTTTGATGACCTCCTGCGCGAGATCATGGCCCGCGACGCCCGTGATGCTCAGCGTACCGTGGCGCCCCTGAAGCCGGCAGACGATGCTGTCCTCATCGACACCACAGGCATCGGCATCGATGATGTCGTTGCCCGAGTGATGGATCTGCTTCCGGTTCCGGCTGCCTGA
- the rpsA gene encoding 30S ribosomal protein S1 gives MTESFAELFEASQANLAKLKPGAIVSGTVVEVRGDVVVINAGLKSEGIVPIEQFRNDAGEIDVAEGDIVKVALDSIENGFGETVLSREKAKRAMVWDELEEALEKNETITGRISGKVKGGFTVDIKDVRAFLPGSLVDVRPVRDPAYLEGKELEFKLIKLDRKRNNVVVSRRAVVESEHSEEREQLMDKLQEGAILKGVVKNLTDYGAFVDLGGIDGLLHITDMAWKRVRHPSEVVNVGDELDVRVLKFDRERNRVSLGLKQLGEDPWDNIARRYPANSRVFGKVSNVTDYGAFVEIEPGVEGLVHVSEMDWTNKNVNPSKVVQVGDEVEVMVLDVDEERRRISLGMKQVAANPWETFAATHKKGDKVSGQIKSITDFGIFIGLDGGIDGLVHLSDISWATTGEDIVRNFKKGDTLDAVVLAVDPERERISLGVKQLEQDPFGQYMAANPKGSKVEGVVKEVDAKGAIIELADGIEGYVSARDIANERVDDATQHLKVGDKVEAKFVGMDRKGRTLQLSIKAKDDAEMREVLEEYQSSSAASGTTQLGALLRAQLSGNKSE, from the coding sequence ATGACCGAATCATTTGCCGAACTGTTTGAAGCCAGCCAGGCCAACCTGGCCAAGCTGAAGCCGGGCGCCATCGTCAGCGGTACCGTTGTTGAAGTCCGCGGCGACGTCGTGGTGATCAACGCTGGCCTGAAGTCCGAAGGCATCGTGCCGATCGAACAGTTCCGTAACGACGCTGGCGAAATCGACGTCGCCGAAGGCGACATCGTCAAGGTCGCCCTCGACTCCATCGAGAACGGCTTCGGCGAAACCGTCCTGTCGCGCGAGAAGGCCAAGCGCGCGATGGTGTGGGACGAGCTGGAAGAAGCGTTGGAAAAGAACGAAACCATCACCGGCCGCATCAGCGGCAAGGTCAAGGGTGGTTTCACCGTGGACATCAAGGATGTCCGCGCCTTCCTGCCGGGTTCCCTGGTCGATGTGCGCCCGGTGCGCGATCCGGCCTACCTGGAAGGCAAGGAACTCGAGTTCAAGCTCATCAAGCTGGACCGCAAGCGCAACAACGTCGTGGTTTCGCGCCGCGCTGTCGTCGAAAGCGAGCACTCGGAAGAGCGCGAGCAGCTGATGGACAAGCTGCAGGAAGGCGCGATCCTGAAGGGTGTCGTCAAGAACCTGACCGACTACGGCGCGTTCGTGGACCTGGGCGGTATCGACGGCCTGCTGCACATCACCGACATGGCATGGAAGCGCGTGCGCCATCCGTCCGAAGTCGTGAACGTCGGCGACGAGCTGGACGTGCGCGTGCTGAAGTTCGACCGCGAGCGCAACCGCGTTTCGCTGGGCCTGAAGCAGCTGGGCGAAGATCCGTGGGATAACATCGCCCGTCGTTACCCGGCCAACAGCCGCGTCTTCGGCAAGGTCTCCAACGTCACCGATTACGGCGCGTTCGTTGAGATCGAGCCGGGCGTCGAAGGCCTGGTGCACGTCTCCGAGATGGATTGGACCAACAAGAACGTCAACCCGTCCAAGGTTGTGCAGGTTGGTGACGAAGTCGAAGTGATGGTGCTGGACGTCGATGAAGAGCGTCGCCGTATCTCGCTGGGCATGAAGCAGGTTGCCGCCAATCCGTGGGAAACCTTCGCTGCCACCCACAAGAAGGGTGACAAGGTGTCGGGCCAGATCAAGTCGATCACCGACTTCGGCATCTTCATCGGCCTGGACGGCGGCATCGACGGCCTGGTTCACCTGTCCGACATCAGCTGGGCGACCACTGGCGAAGACATCGTTCGCAACTTCAAGAAGGGCGATACCCTGGACGCCGTCGTCCTGGCTGTCGATCCGGAGCGCGAGCGCATCTCCCTGGGCGTGAAGCAGCTGGAGCAGGATCCGTTCGGCCAGTACATGGCTGCCAATCCGAAGGGCTCCAAGGTCGAAGGCGTGGTGAAGGAAGTCGACGCCAAGGGCGCGATCATCGAGCTGGCTGACGGCATCGAAGGTTACGTCTCGGCACGCGACATCGCCAACGAGCGCGTTGACGACGCCACCCAGCACCTGAAGGTCGGCGACAAGGTCGAAGCCAAGTTCGTTGGCATGGACCGCAAGGGCCGTACCCTGCAGCTGTCGATCAAGGCCAAGGACGACGCGGAAATGCGCGAAGTGCTGGAGGAATACCAGTCCTCCTCGGCTGCCAGCGGCACCACCCAGCTGGGCGCGCTGCTGCGTGCACAGCTGAGCGGCAACAAGTCCGAGTAA
- a CDS encoding integration host factor subunit beta — MTKSELIEILARRQAHLKADDVDLAVKSLLEMMGGSLSAGDRIEIRGFGSFSLHYRPPRLGRNPKTGESVALPGKHVPHFKPGKELRERVSSVLPLDADPA; from the coding sequence ATGACCAAATCCGAACTGATCGAAATCCTCGCGCGCCGCCAGGCGCACCTGAAGGCCGATGATGTCGATCTGGCGGTGAAGTCGTTGCTGGAAATGATGGGCGGTTCCCTTTCTGCGGGGGATCGCATCGAAATCCGTGGCTTTGGCAGCTTCTCGCTGCACTACCGTCCGCCGCGCCTGGGCCGCAACCCCAAGACCGGCGAATCGGTCGCCCTGCCGGGCAAGCACGTTCCCCATTTCAAGCCGGGCAAGGAACTGCGTGAGCGGGTCAGCAGCGTGCTGCCGCTGGACGCCGATCCGGCCTGA
- a CDS encoding LapA family protein: protein MKVFRLLVLLAVLLLGLIIGAMNMDEMTINLLFTQFKTSIGVAIIASLLIGVIVGAGLVLVSVVIPLYAQLRRANKSVAAPVAPVSPSQSFDGR from the coding sequence ATGAAGGTTTTTCGTCTGCTGGTCCTGCTGGCGGTGCTGCTTCTCGGGTTGATCATCGGTGCCATGAACATGGACGAGATGACCATCAACCTGCTGTTTACCCAATTCAAGACCTCGATCGGCGTGGCGATCATCGCTTCGCTGCTGATCGGCGTCATCGTCGGTGCCGGCCTGGTGCTGGTGAGCGTGGTCATTCCGCTCTACGCCCAGCTGCGCCGCGCCAACAAGTCGGTTGCCGCCCCGGTGGCGCCGGTTTCCCCCTCCCAATCTTTTGATGGACGCTGA
- the lapB gene encoding lipopolysaccharide assembly protein LapB — MDFVTEWFWFFLFLPLAALAGWVIGRRGGQRHGDNQVSHLSSTYFRGLNYLLNEQPDKAIELFLHIAELDKETFETQVALGHLFRRRGEVDRAIRLHQGLVNRNDLSDAQRVQALLALGEDYMKSGLLDRAETVFTELAQLDQRAPQALKHLIGIYQAERDWEKAIDNATRFEDVTGEPMGKLIGQFECELAERFRGAGKLEEARAAIARAYQADAMSVRAGIIEGRLETDAGNAEAAVRAFERAARNDPEYLPELLPALMENYRKVGDLGGARAFLSEMTEHYRGIAPVLALTRLMEEQEGVAPARAYLGRQLKDRPSVRGESALIDLTLAEGADSTATLHDLKHITDQLLVRNPAYRCTRCGFGARTHHWQCPSCKEWGTVKPLLNYAVL, encoded by the coding sequence ATGGATTTCGTCACCGAGTGGTTCTGGTTCTTCCTGTTCCTTCCCCTGGCGGCGCTGGCCGGCTGGGTCATTGGACGGCGCGGCGGGCAACGCCACGGCGACAACCAGGTCAGCCACCTGTCCAGCACCTATTTCCGTGGCCTGAACTACCTGCTCAACGAGCAGCCGGACAAGGCCATCGAGCTGTTCCTGCACATCGCCGAGCTGGACAAGGAAACCTTCGAGACCCAGGTCGCGCTGGGCCACCTGTTCCGCCGTCGTGGTGAAGTGGATCGCGCGATCCGCCTGCACCAGGGCCTGGTCAACCGCAACGACCTGAGCGACGCGCAGCGCGTGCAGGCGCTGCTGGCGCTGGGCGAGGACTACATGAAGTCCGGCCTGCTGGACCGCGCCGAAACCGTGTTCACCGAACTGGCCCAGCTGGACCAGCGCGCACCGCAGGCGCTCAAGCACCTGATCGGCATCTACCAGGCCGAGCGCGACTGGGAGAAGGCCATCGACAACGCCACCCGCTTCGAAGATGTGACCGGCGAGCCGATGGGCAAGCTGATCGGGCAGTTCGAATGCGAGCTGGCAGAGCGCTTCCGTGGCGCCGGCAAGCTGGAAGAGGCGAGGGCGGCCATTGCCCGCGCGTACCAGGCCGATGCGATGTCGGTGCGTGCCGGCATCATCGAAGGCCGCCTGGAAACCGATGCCGGCAATGCCGAGGCTGCCGTGCGCGCCTTCGAGCGCGCCGCGCGCAACGATCCCGAGTACCTGCCCGAGCTGCTGCCGGCGCTGATGGAGAACTACCGCAAGGTAGGCGACCTCGGCGGTGCGCGTGCGTTTCTGTCGGAAATGACCGAGCACTACCGCGGCATCGCCCCGGTGCTGGCACTGACCCGCCTGATGGAAGAGCAGGAAGGTGTGGCTCCGGCGCGTGCCTACCTGGGCCGCCAGCTGAAGGATCGCCCGTCCGTGCGCGGCGAATCGGCGCTGATCGACCTGACCCTGGCCGAAGGCGCCGATTCCACCGCCACCCTGCACGACCTCAAGCACATCACCGACCAGCTGCTGGTGCGTAACCCGGCCTACCGCTGCACGCGCTGCGGCTTCGGCGCGCGTACCCACCACTGGCAGTGCCCGAGCTGCAAGGAATGGGGCACGGTCAAGCCGCTGCTGAACTACGCGGTGCTCTGA
- a CDS encoding glycosyltransferase family 4 protein produces MAWLVMAALLGLALLSAALTWAARGYALRRQLMDQPGERRSHSVATPRGGGIAIVISLLVAAVAAMWAWPVAIPSLLVASLGLVLVAGIGWWDDHRPLPALRRLLVHFIAAGLLAALVKVHGGSWLLALLVLAFTASLINIWNFMDGINGIASSQAVVAALGFALVLPWPYSLVAIALGLACLGFLPFNFPNARIFMGDVGSGALGYAVSVVLAVAALRTEINWLLLLVPISPFLVDAGFTLLARILSGQRWMEPHTQHVYQRAVQAGASHAQVTAMYFVVGLFSITVFYVCTRLQPRWEAAVAVAWISALTLLWLLLRNGLRHR; encoded by the coding sequence ATGGCCTGGCTGGTGATGGCTGCGCTGCTGGGGCTGGCCCTGCTCAGCGCCGCACTGACCTGGGCGGCGCGTGGCTACGCGCTGCGCCGGCAGCTGATGGATCAGCCCGGCGAACGCCGCAGCCATAGCGTGGCGACCCCGCGCGGCGGTGGCATCGCCATCGTCATCAGCCTGCTGGTGGCCGCCGTCGCCGCCATGTGGGCGTGGCCGGTAGCCATTCCCAGTCTGCTGGTGGCCAGCCTCGGCCTGGTGCTGGTGGCAGGCATCGGCTGGTGGGACGACCACCGGCCGCTGCCGGCCCTGCGCCGCCTGCTGGTCCATTTCATCGCCGCCGGCCTGCTGGCCGCGCTGGTCAAGGTGCATGGCGGCAGCTGGCTGCTGGCCCTGCTGGTGCTGGCGTTCACCGCCTCGCTGATCAACATCTGGAATTTCATGGATGGGATCAACGGCATCGCCAGCAGCCAGGCAGTCGTGGCGGCGCTGGGCTTCGCGCTGGTGTTGCCGTGGCCGTATTCGCTGGTGGCCATCGCGCTGGGACTGGCCTGCCTAGGGTTCCTGCCATTCAACTTCCCGAACGCGCGCATTTTCATGGGCGATGTCGGAAGTGGCGCGCTGGGCTATGCGGTCTCGGTGGTGCTGGCCGTGGCCGCGCTGCGTACGGAAATCAACTGGTTGCTGCTGCTGGTGCCCATTTCCCCGTTCCTTGTGGACGCGGGCTTCACGCTGTTGGCGCGCATCCTTTCAGGACAGCGCTGGATGGAACCCCACACCCAGCACGTTTACCAACGCGCGGTGCAGGCAGGAGCCAGCCACGCCCAGGTCACAGCGATGTACTTTGTTGTAGGCCTGTTCAGCATTACAGTGTTCTATGTTTGCACCAGATTGCAGCCGAGGTGGGAGGCTGCCGTAGCGGTCGCGTGGATTTCCGCGCTGACCCTGCTTTGGCTCCTCCTGCGCAATGGATTGCGCCACCGATAA
- a CDS encoding nucleoside-diphosphate sugar epimerase/dehydratase: MSSPWRDRILGLLPRTAIVCHDLFMVWACWQLLHAGRYSILPDAPSLPLWNVDTTLVLALQGIVFWRVGLYRGLWRFASVSDLLNIFKASFVGLVAIVLVLAWKRFNGVPLSVLVIYPFALSALLGAPRLLYRAWKDYQALQSDSTARRVLILGAGQAAETLVRDLRRSGNFEPVGLLDDAPHLRGAKLQSLPVLGTLDDAPAVARETAAKLLVIAIPSLDSVGMQRVVAICESTGIPFRTVPKLSDILQGQSLPGQLKEVAIEDLLGRKPIMPDWNLIRGWLGGRTVMVTGAGGSIGSELCRQCARHGAGRIVMLEMSELLLLTIEAELRRSFPDVQIEAVLGDVGDPAVMRHALSLHPVDTAFHAAAYKHVPVLERQLREAVRNNILATENVARACMEARVEHFVFISTDKAVDPVNALGASKRYAEMICQSLDQKSTHTRFVTVRFGNVLDSAGSVVPLFREQILRGGPITVTDPEVTRYFMTIPEACQLILQAAASASHGAIYTLDMGEPVPIRVLAEQLIRLAGKQPYKDIPIIYTGLRPGEKLHETLFYSDEDYRPTSHPKVLEAGVRTFSRDIVLGNVPRLRDAIAEYDTDTIREVLFATMPEFSPIEQDAYISSAKVVPFPAREANRH; this comes from the coding sequence ATGTCTTCACCCTGGCGGGACAGAATTCTTGGCCTGTTGCCTCGCACGGCCATCGTCTGCCATGACCTGTTCATGGTCTGGGCCTGTTGGCAGCTGCTGCATGCCGGCCGTTACTCCATCCTGCCTGACGCCCCGTCGCTGCCCCTGTGGAACGTCGATACGACGCTGGTGCTGGCGCTGCAGGGCATCGTGTTCTGGCGGGTCGGCCTGTACCGCGGCCTGTGGCGGTTCGCCAGCGTCAGCGACCTGCTGAACATCTTCAAGGCCAGTTTCGTCGGCCTGGTCGCCATCGTCCTGGTACTGGCCTGGAAGCGCTTCAACGGCGTGCCGCTGTCGGTGCTGGTGATCTATCCGTTCGCGCTGTCGGCACTGCTGGGCGCGCCGCGCCTGCTGTATCGCGCGTGGAAGGACTATCAGGCGCTGCAGTCCGATTCGACCGCGCGTCGCGTGCTGATCCTGGGCGCCGGCCAGGCTGCCGAGACCCTCGTGCGCGACCTGCGCCGCTCGGGCAACTTCGAGCCGGTCGGCCTGCTGGACGACGCCCCGCACCTGCGTGGTGCCAAGCTGCAGAGCCTGCCGGTCCTGGGCACCCTTGACGATGCCCCTGCCGTGGCCCGCGAAACCGCGGCCAAGCTGCTGGTCATCGCCATCCCGTCGCTGGATTCTGTGGGCATGCAGCGCGTGGTGGCCATCTGCGAGAGCACCGGCATCCCGTTCCGCACCGTGCCCAAGCTCAGCGACATCCTGCAGGGCCAGTCGCTGCCGGGCCAGCTGAAGGAAGTCGCCATCGAGGACCTGCTCGGCCGCAAGCCGATCATGCCGGACTGGAACCTGATCCGCGGTTGGCTGGGCGGGCGCACGGTGATGGTGACCGGTGCCGGCGGCTCGATCGGCTCGGAGCTGTGCCGCCAGTGCGCGCGCCACGGTGCCGGGCGCATCGTCATGCTGGAAATGAGCGAGCTGCTGCTGCTGACCATCGAGGCCGAGCTGCGCCGCAGTTTCCCCGACGTGCAGATCGAAGCCGTGCTCGGCGACGTCGGCGACCCGGCGGTGATGCGTCACGCGCTGTCACTGCACCCGGTCGATACCGCCTTCCATGCGGCCGCCTACAAGCATGTGCCAGTGCTGGAGCGCCAGCTGCGCGAAGCCGTGCGCAACAACATCCTCGCCACCGAGAACGTGGCGCGTGCGTGCATGGAAGCGCGCGTCGAGCATTTCGTGTTCATCTCCACCGACAAGGCGGTCGACCCGGTCAACGCGCTGGGCGCCAGCAAGCGCTACGCCGAGATGATCTGCCAGAGCCTGGACCAGAAGTCCACGCACACCCGTTTCGTGACCGTGCGCTTCGGCAACGTGCTCGACTCGGCCGGCAGCGTGGTGCCGCTGTTCCGCGAGCAGATCCTGCGCGGCGGCCCGATCACGGTGACCGACCCGGAAGTGACCCGCTACTTCATGACGATCCCCGAAGCCTGCCAGCTGATCCTGCAGGCGGCGGCGTCGGCGTCGCACGGTGCCATCTACACCTTGGACATGGGTGAGCCGGTGCCGATCCGCGTGCTCGCCGAGCAGCTGATCCGTCTGGCCGGCAAGCAGCCGTACAAGGACATTCCGATCATCTATACCGGGCTGCGCCCGGGCGAGAAGCTGCACGAGACCCTGTTCTATTCGGACGAGGATTACCGGCCGACCTCGCACCCCAAGGTGCTGGAAGCCGGCGTGCGCACGTTCTCGCGCGACATCGTTCTGGGCAACGTGCCGAGACTGCGTGACGCTATCGCCGAGTACGACACGGATACGATTCGGGAAGTACTGTTCGCGACCATGCCGGAATTCTCTCCAATTGAACAGGACGCATACATCTCTTCCGCTAAAGTGGTTCCCTTTCCGGCACGTGAGGCCAACAGGCATTAA
- the galU gene encoding UTP--glucose-1-phosphate uridylyltransferase GalU gives MSKRIRKAVFPVAGLGTRFLPATKTVPKEMLPIIDRPLIQYAVDEAIEAGCDTLIFITNRYKHAVADYFDKAYELEQKLERAGKHEQLEMIRHVLPEGVRAVFVTQAEALGLGHAVLCAKAVIGDEPFAVLLPDDLIWNRGDGALKQMADLNEASGASVIAVEDVPHENTASYGIVATEAFDGRKGRISQIVEKPKPEDAPSDLAVVGRYVLSPKIFELLESTGTGAGGEIQLTDAIASLLATEEVDAYRFEGTRFDCGTHLGLVEATIRFALENKKLAKPARAKLTEMLAEE, from the coding sequence ATGAGCAAGCGAATTCGTAAGGCTGTTTTTCCAGTGGCAGGGCTCGGGACGCGCTTTTTGCCGGCAACCAAGACGGTTCCGAAGGAAATGCTGCCGATCATCGATCGTCCGCTTATCCAATATGCCGTCGATGAGGCCATCGAGGCAGGGTGTGACACCCTGATCTTCATCACCAACCGCTACAAGCACGCCGTTGCCGATTACTTCGACAAGGCCTACGAGCTTGAGCAGAAGCTGGAGCGTGCGGGCAAGCACGAGCAGCTGGAGATGATCCGCCACGTGCTGCCCGAGGGTGTACGTGCGGTCTTCGTGACCCAGGCCGAAGCGCTGGGCCTGGGCCATGCGGTGCTGTGTGCGAAGGCGGTGATCGGTGACGAACCGTTCGCCGTGCTGCTCCCCGACGACCTGATCTGGAACCGCGGCGACGGCGCGCTGAAGCAGATGGCCGACCTCAACGAGGCCAGCGGTGCCAGCGTGATCGCGGTGGAAGACGTGCCGCACGAGAACACCGCGAGCTACGGCATCGTGGCGACCGAGGCGTTCGACGGCCGCAAGGGCCGCATCTCGCAGATCGTGGAGAAGCCGAAGCCGGAGGACGCACCGAGCGACCTGGCGGTGGTCGGCCGTTACGTGCTGAGCCCGAAGATCTTCGAGCTGCTGGAATCCACCGGCACCGGTGCCGGCGGCGAGATCCAGCTGACCGATGCGATCGCTTCGCTGCTGGCGACCGAGGAAGTGGATGCTTACCGCTTCGAGGGCACCCGTTTCGACTGCGGCACCCATCTGGGCCTGGTTGAAGCGACGATCCGTTTCGCGCTGGAGAACAAGAAGCTGGCGAAGCCGGCGCGCGCGAAGCTGACGGAGATGCTGGCGGAAGAGTGA
- a CDS encoding acetyl-CoA C-acyltransferase, whose protein sequence is MTKQIQDAYIVAATRTPVGKAPKGMFRNTRPDDMLAHVLRSVVAQAPGVDVNRIDDAIIGCAMPEAEQGMNVARIGVLLAGLPNTIAAQTVNRFCSSGLQAVAQAADAIRLGNADLMLAGGTESMSMVPMMGNKIAMAPSVFDNDHVAIAYGMGITAEKVAEEWKVSREEQDAFALASHQKAMAAIQNGEFKDEISPYEIVSHLPDLADGQRILTRNKIADTDEGPRPDSSAEGLAKLRPVFRNGQFGGTVTAGNSSQMSDGAGAVLLASEQAIKDYGLTPLARFVSFSVAGVRPEVMGIGPIAAIPKALKQAGLTQDQLDWIELNEAFAAQSLAVIRDCGLDPSKVNPLGGAIALGHPLGATGAIRTATLLHGLRRRQQKYGMVTMCIGTGMGAAGIFEAL, encoded by the coding sequence ATGACCAAGCAAATCCAGGACGCCTACATCGTCGCCGCCACCCGCACCCCGGTTGGCAAGGCGCCCAAGGGCATGTTCCGCAACACCCGCCCCGACGACATGCTTGCGCACGTGCTGCGCAGCGTCGTTGCCCAGGCCCCGGGCGTGGACGTCAACCGCATCGATGACGCGATCATCGGCTGCGCGATGCCGGAAGCCGAGCAGGGCATGAACGTGGCGCGCATCGGCGTGCTGCTGGCCGGCCTGCCGAACACGATTGCCGCGCAGACCGTGAACCGATTCTGCTCCTCCGGCCTGCAGGCCGTGGCGCAGGCCGCCGACGCGATCCGCCTGGGCAACGCCGACCTGATGCTGGCCGGCGGCACCGAGTCGATGTCGATGGTGCCGATGATGGGCAACAAGATCGCGATGGCCCCGAGCGTGTTCGACAACGACCACGTGGCCATTGCCTACGGCATGGGCATCACCGCCGAGAAGGTGGCCGAAGAGTGGAAGGTCTCGCGCGAAGAGCAGGACGCCTTCGCCCTGGCCTCGCACCAGAAGGCCATGGCCGCCATCCAGAACGGCGAGTTCAAGGACGAGATCAGCCCGTACGAGATCGTCTCGCACCTGCCGGACCTGGCCGACGGCCAGCGCATCCTCACCCGCAACAAGATCGCCGACACCGACGAAGGCCCGCGCCCGGATTCCTCGGCTGAAGGCCTGGCCAAGCTGCGCCCGGTGTTCCGCAACGGCCAGTTCGGCGGCACGGTCACCGCCGGCAACTCCTCGCAGATGAGCGACGGCGCCGGCGCGGTGCTGCTGGCCTCGGAACAGGCGATCAAGGACTACGGCCTGACCCCGCTGGCGCGTTTTGTCAGCTTCTCGGTGGCCGGCGTGCGCCCGGAAGTGATGGGCATCGGCCCGATCGCCGCGATCCCGAAGGCCCTGAAGCAGGCCGGCCTGACCCAGGACCAGCTGGACTGGATCGAGCTCAACGAAGCCTTCGCCGCGCAGTCGCTGGCGGTGATCCGCGATTGCGGCCTGGACCCGAGCAAGGTCAACCCGCTGGGCGGCGCGATCGCCCTGGGCCACCCGCTGGGTGCGACCGGCGCGATCCGTACCGCGACGCTTCTGCACGGCCTGCGTCGTCGCCAGCAGAAGTACGGCATGGTGACGATGTGCATCGGCACGGGCATGGGCGCGGCGGGTATTTTCGAGGCGCTGTAA